A single Nostoc sp. PCC 7107 DNA region contains:
- the acsF gene encoding magnesium-protoporphyrin IX monomethyl ester (oxidative) cyclase produces the protein MVDSVATPEPQLLKPGIKAPVAETLLTPRFYTTDFDAVAKLDISANEAEIRAIVDELRADYNRHHFVRDDEFKQSWDHITGEKRRTFIDFLERSCTSEFSGFLLFKELSRRLKKNNPLLSEAFEYMARDEARHAGFLNKSMADLKLSLDLNFLTKSRTYTFFPPEWIIYTVYLSEKIGYWRYILVNQHMQEHPEYQFYPLFRKFESWCQDENRHGDFFKALLRSQTKLWKSWTAKLWVRFFLLTVFATHTMTVFERASFYEAIGIHPRKYNNRVIQETNNTSARAFPLILNTNHPEFFWRLEQCSENNLKIAAINKSNQPSLVKLFQRIPPIIAIVWNMLQLYLIKPIDTESTRGTVL, from the coding sequence ATGGTCGATTCAGTGGCAACTCCAGAGCCTCAATTGCTGAAGCCGGGTATTAAAGCACCTGTTGCAGAAACATTATTAACACCTAGGTTTTACACCACTGACTTTGATGCAGTGGCGAAATTGGACATATCGGCTAATGAGGCAGAAATCCGGGCGATTGTTGATGAACTGCGTGCAGACTATAACCGCCATCACTTTGTGCGGGATGATGAATTTAAACAATCATGGGATCACATTACAGGTGAAAAACGCCGCACCTTTATTGACTTTTTAGAACGCTCTTGTACCTCAGAATTTTCTGGGTTTCTCTTATTTAAAGAATTATCGCGCCGCCTGAAAAAAAATAACCCGCTGTTATCAGAAGCCTTTGAATATATGGCTAGAGATGAAGCTCGCCATGCAGGATTCCTCAACAAATCAATGGCAGATTTAAAACTTTCTCTAGACTTAAACTTTTTAACTAAATCCCGTACATATACTTTCTTCCCGCCAGAGTGGATTATTTACACAGTTTACCTATCGGAGAAGATTGGTTACTGGCGTTATATCTTAGTTAATCAGCACATGCAGGAGCATCCAGAATACCAATTTTATCCACTGTTCCGCAAATTTGAGAGTTGGTGTCAAGACGAAAATCGACATGGGGATTTCTTTAAAGCATTGCTGCGATCGCAAACCAAACTCTGGAAAAGTTGGACAGCGAAATTGTGGGTGCGGTTCTTTTTGCTGACTGTGTTTGCTACCCATACAATGACAGTATTTGAACGAGCCTCATTTTACGAAGCAATTGGGATTCATCCCCGTAAATACAACAACCGAGTTATTCAAGAAACAAATAACACTTCTGCACGCGCATTTCCCCTCATCCTCAATACAAATCACCCAGAATTTTTCTGGCGCTTAGAACAGTGTTCTGAGAATAACTTGAAAATCGCTGCGATTAACAAAAGTAATCAACCAAGTTTGGTTAAATTATTCCAAAGAATACCGCCAATTATCGCCATTGTTTGGAATATGTTGCAGCTATATCTCATCAAGCCAATTGATACAGAAAGCACACGCGGCACAGTTCTTTAG
- a CDS encoding cytochrome c biogenesis protein CcdA, protein MLETLQTRIYELEQFANNLVANQLTHLSLLSVGIIFMAGLLTSLTPCMLSMLPITIGYIGGYEAKSRLQAAAQSTWFALGLATTLAGMGIIAGVVGKVYGQIGVGLPIIVSVIAIIMGLNLLEALPIQFPSLGETNWISPDLPPGVRSYSLGLTFGLVASPCSTPVLASLLTWVASTQDLILGAVLLLSYTAGYVAPLILAGTFTAAIKKLLELRRWSGWINPVSGALLVGFGVFSLISRIPFGSL, encoded by the coding sequence ATGTTGGAGACTTTACAAACTCGAATATATGAACTCGAACAATTTGCCAACAACCTAGTTGCTAACCAACTCACACACCTGAGTTTATTGAGTGTAGGTATAATTTTTATGGCGGGCTTACTCACCAGCCTCACTCCTTGTATGTTGTCGATGCTACCCATTACCATCGGGTATATCGGGGGATATGAAGCAAAAAGCCGCCTACAAGCAGCAGCCCAGTCAACTTGGTTTGCGTTAGGATTAGCAACTACCCTTGCTGGTATGGGCATCATAGCTGGTGTAGTTGGCAAAGTCTACGGACAAATCGGAGTTGGTTTACCAATTATTGTGAGTGTTATCGCCATTATTATGGGGTTGAACTTACTCGAAGCATTACCCATACAATTTCCTTCTTTGGGCGAGACGAATTGGATATCCCCAGATTTACCGCCGGGAGTGCGTTCTTATTCTCTCGGCTTAACTTTTGGCTTAGTGGCTTCTCCTTGCAGCACACCTGTTTTAGCCAGTTTACTAACTTGGGTCGCCAGCACACAAGACTTAATTTTAGGCGCAGTTTTGTTACTTTCTTATACAGCAGGGTATGTTGCACCATTAATTTTGGCAGGTACTTTTACCGCTGCGATCAAAAAACTGCTGGAGTTGCGCCGTTGGTCTGGTTGGATTAACCCAGTCAGCGGGGCGCTATTAGTAGGATTTGGTGTTTTTTCTTTGATTTCTCGCATTCCCTTTGGCAGTTTGTAA
- a CDS encoding cytochrome c biogenesis protein, whose amino-acid sequence MTLDNSASTESSWLSAPWRFMRKEVLPVLTDLRLAIALFLIIALFSISGTVIEQDQSVSFYRTNYPEHPALFGFLTWKVILITGLNRVYHTWWFTALLILFGSSLSACTFTRQLPALKAAQRWKYYEEPRQFQKLALSAELDTASLNSLTPLLQNRRYKIFQDKDHILYARKGIVGRIGPIIVHIGIVTILVGGIWGSMTGFTAQEKIASGDKFQVENIINAGPWANTKHLKDWSLHVNRFWIDYTPSGSIDQFYSDMSVLDNDGKEIDRKTIFVNQPLRYRGVTFYQADWGISGVRFQFNNSPVFQLPMAALNTSPQQGRLWGTWLPTKPDLSEGVSLIVKDLQGMILIYDSKGQLINTVRAGMATEVNGTNLKILEIIGSTGLQIKSDPGIPIVYGGFAILMAGVVMSYFSHSQIWALQKGDRLYVGGKTNRAQVAFEKEVLEILNGLNTQSTAVVG is encoded by the coding sequence ATGACTTTAGATAATTCAGCGTCTACAGAATCAAGTTGGTTGTCAGCACCTTGGCGCTTTATGCGTAAGGAGGTTTTGCCTGTACTGACAGACTTAAGATTGGCGATCGCCTTATTCTTAATCATCGCCCTGTTTAGTATTAGTGGTACTGTGATTGAACAAGACCAGTCAGTCAGTTTCTATCGCACTAACTACCCAGAACATCCGGCTTTATTTGGTTTTCTGACTTGGAAGGTCATCTTAATAACTGGGTTAAACCGCGTATATCATACTTGGTGGTTTACCGCATTACTTATCTTGTTTGGTAGTAGTTTGAGCGCTTGTACATTTACGCGTCAATTACCAGCCTTAAAAGCTGCTCAACGCTGGAAATATTATGAAGAACCCCGACAATTTCAAAAATTAGCTTTAAGCGCAGAATTAGATACAGCTTCTTTAAATTCTCTCACTCCATTATTACAAAACCGTCGTTATAAAATTTTTCAAGACAAAGATCATATCCTCTACGCCCGTAAAGGCATAGTCGGACGTATTGGCCCGATAATCGTGCATATTGGCATAGTCACGATTCTGGTGGGGGGAATTTGGGGGTCTATGACTGGATTTACCGCCCAAGAAAAAATTGCTAGTGGCGATAAATTTCAGGTAGAAAACATTATTAATGCTGGCCCTTGGGCAAACACCAAACACTTAAAAGATTGGTCATTACATGTTAATCGTTTTTGGATTGACTATACGCCCTCTGGGAGTATTGACCAGTTTTATTCGGATATGTCCGTTTTAGATAATGACGGTAAAGAGATTGACCGCAAGACGATTTTTGTAAACCAACCTCTGCGTTATCGTGGCGTAACTTTCTATCAAGCCGATTGGGGAATCTCTGGTGTCCGGTTCCAATTTAATAACAGTCCTGTGTTCCAGCTACCAATGGCGGCGTTAAATACCAGTCCTCAACAAGGTAGGCTTTGGGGAACTTGGCTTCCGACTAAACCCGATTTGAGTGAGGGCGTGTCTTTGATTGTGAAAGATCTGCAAGGCATGATATTAATTTATGACTCCAAAGGGCAGTTAATTAATACTGTGCGTGCTGGTATGGCTACCGAAGTCAACGGTACAAACTTAAAAATCTTAGAAATTATTGGTAGTACTGGCTTACAAATCAAATCTGATCCTGGGATACCAATTGTTTATGGTGGTTTTGCCATTTTGATGGCGGGTGTAGTTATGAGTTACTTCTCCCATTCGCAAATTTGGGCATTACAAAAAGGCGATCGCTTGTATGTGGGTGGTAAAACCAATCGCGCTCAAGTTGCTTTTGAAAAAGAAGTCCTAGAGATTTTGAATGGACTGAATACGCAGTCAACAGCAGTAGTGGGGTAG
- the queF gene encoding preQ(1) synthase, whose protein sequence is MTQDTSEVKYGERNIAEGNLITFPNPRVGRRYDINITLPEFTCKCPFSGYPDFATIYITYIPDERVVELKALKLYINSYRDRYISHEESANQILDDMVTACDPLEITVKADFAPRGNVHTVIEVHHQKTST, encoded by the coding sequence ATGACCCAGGACACATCAGAAGTAAAGTATGGCGAACGCAACATTGCGGAAGGAAATTTAATTACCTTTCCCAATCCGCGAGTCGGTAGGCGATATGATATCAACATTACTTTGCCAGAATTTACCTGTAAATGTCCATTTTCCGGCTATCCAGACTTTGCCACAATTTATATTACCTACATACCAGATGAACGGGTAGTAGAATTAAAAGCCCTGAAGCTTTACATTAATAGTTACCGCGATCGCTATATCTCCCATGAAGAATCTGCCAATCAAATTTTAGATGATATGGTTACAGCTTGTGATCCCCTAGAAATTACCGTAAAAGCAGATTTTGCTCCACGGGGAAACGTGCATACAGTTATTGAAGTACACCATCAAAAAACGTCAACCTAA
- a CDS encoding phasin family protein — MPGFGDIVQKAFYLGVGLASYAGEKAGGKLSELRSQVQKLADEMVARGEMNTEEARRFVEDMMTQAQQPPTPADNAEKTTPSEPRRIEILEEDEAPTVKETSTENVDDLRDQVLKLQEELKKLQRD, encoded by the coding sequence ATGCCCGGTTTTGGAGATATTGTACAAAAAGCTTTTTACCTCGGTGTCGGGTTAGCTTCTTACGCAGGTGAGAAAGCGGGAGGTAAATTATCCGAACTGCGATCGCAAGTCCAAAAGCTGGCAGATGAAATGGTAGCGCGGGGCGAAATGAACACAGAAGAAGCCCGCCGCTTCGTTGAAGATATGATGACGCAAGCGCAACAGCCACCAACTCCTGCTGATAATGCTGAAAAAACAACACCTTCTGAACCTCGTCGCATCGAAATCCTAGAGGAAGATGAAGCGCCAACAGTAAAAGAGACCTCGACTGAAAATGTGGATGACTTGCGTGACCAAGTGCTAAAACTGCAAGAAGAGTTAAAAAAACTGCAACGTGATTGA
- a CDS encoding YciI family protein: MPWFVKIESGIVNKTIFDQYVPAHKAFVQDLIAKGHQAKTGYWAKMGGGMLLFEAASLEEAQTIIALDPLVKNGCVNYQLYEWKIVVE; encoded by the coding sequence ATGCCCTGGTTTGTCAAAATAGAGTCAGGTATAGTCAATAAAACTATCTTTGACCAATATGTACCAGCCCACAAAGCCTTCGTGCAAGATTTAATAGCCAAAGGGCATCAAGCCAAAACGGGCTATTGGGCAAAAATGGGCGGTGGGATGTTATTGTTTGAAGCCGCGTCTCTGGAGGAAGCCCAAACAATAATTGCCCTTGACCCCTTGGTAAAAAACGGTTGTGTCAACTACCAGCTTTACGAATGGAAAATTGTAGTTGAGTAG
- the sppA gene encoding signal peptide peptidase SppA — translation MNNFLKQTVASLIGSLLGLFIFCGISTTGLLLLLFAIAASQDVSPVVKDKSVVVFDLSMNITDREPSAGEELQRTLSGNPEDRITLRKVLEAIEKAKQDPKIVGIYLDGTKTTGSNLGFASLKEIRKALEEFRAAGKKVVAYGQDWGKKEYYLSSVADTIALNPLGAIEVNGLSSQQMFLTGALQKFGIGVQVVRVGKFKGAVEPLILNKLSPENREQTQKLLDDVWSEWRTTVGTSRKINPQKLQAIADNQAIVEAPVAKTNGLVDKVAYHDQVVADLKQLTGSEQNDKTFRQVDLLEYSQVINKSSSAARESNNKIAVVYAEGEIVDGSGDDEQVGGDRFAKIFNKIRQDKNIKAVVLRINSPGGSATAAEVMQREVRLTHDIKPVVVSMGDVAASGGYWIASDSSRIFAEPNTITGSIGVFGILFNGQKLANDNGITWDVVKTARYADNQTVSRPKSPQELALYQRSVNRIYSLFLNKVSQGRKLPAQKVAEIAQGRIWSGVAAKQIGLVDEIGGLNAAVQYAAKKANLGNNWQLKEYPKENSLNEIFFGKAVEEASAKLKIQGQKIKASAPLTAEFQKLQQELETFQSMNDPNGIYARLPFNLKIE, via the coding sequence ATGAATAATTTTCTTAAACAAACTGTTGCCAGTTTAATCGGCAGCCTACTAGGTCTATTTATTTTCTGTGGAATTAGTACTACAGGACTATTACTACTATTGTTTGCGATCGCCGCTTCTCAAGATGTTAGTCCAGTAGTTAAAGATAAGTCTGTGGTAGTTTTTGACTTATCAATGAATATAACCGATAGAGAACCTAGTGCAGGGGAAGAGTTACAAAGAACATTATCAGGTAATCCAGAAGACAGGATCACACTCCGCAAAGTTCTAGAGGCGATTGAAAAAGCCAAACAAGATCCGAAAATTGTTGGCATATATTTAGATGGGACAAAGACAACAGGTAGTAACCTTGGTTTCGCTTCCCTCAAAGAAATTCGCAAAGCCTTAGAAGAATTTCGCGCGGCGGGGAAAAAAGTAGTGGCGTATGGCCAAGATTGGGGTAAAAAAGAATATTACCTCAGTTCCGTCGCTGATACCATTGCACTAAATCCTTTGGGTGCAATAGAAGTCAATGGTTTAAGTAGCCAACAGATGTTCTTAACAGGAGCATTGCAGAAATTTGGTATTGGAGTCCAGGTTGTCAGAGTTGGTAAATTTAAAGGTGCTGTCGAACCCTTAATTCTCAACAAACTCAGTCCCGAAAATCGAGAACAAACACAGAAATTACTAGACGATGTGTGGAGTGAGTGGCGGACAACAGTAGGTACAAGCCGGAAAATCAACCCGCAAAAATTGCAAGCGATCGCTGATAATCAAGCCATAGTCGAAGCGCCCGTAGCCAAAACTAATGGTTTGGTAGATAAAGTAGCATACCATGATCAAGTAGTTGCCGATTTAAAACAACTCACGGGTAGTGAGCAAAACGATAAAACTTTTCGTCAAGTTGATCTCCTAGAATACAGCCAAGTGATCAACAAATCCTCAAGTGCTGCCAGAGAATCAAACAATAAAATTGCCGTAGTTTATGCCGAAGGGGAAATTGTTGATGGTAGCGGTGATGATGAACAAGTAGGAGGCGATCGCTTTGCTAAAATCTTCAACAAAATCCGGCAAGATAAAAATATCAAAGCCGTTGTCTTAAGAATTAACAGTCCCGGCGGTAGTGCGACAGCCGCAGAAGTTATGCAGCGGGAAGTCCGGTTAACCCACGATATCAAACCCGTAGTAGTATCAATGGGTGATGTCGCTGCCTCTGGAGGTTACTGGATAGCCAGTGATTCTAGCCGCATTTTTGCTGAACCAAATACAATCACTGGTTCAATAGGTGTATTTGGTATCCTGTTCAACGGGCAAAAACTAGCGAATGATAACGGCATCACTTGGGATGTTGTCAAAACAGCACGCTATGCTGATAATCAAACTGTCTCTCGTCCCAAATCCCCCCAAGAACTAGCACTTTATCAGCGCAGTGTGAACCGTATTTACAGTCTATTTCTCAATAAAGTTTCCCAAGGGCGCAAACTACCAGCACAAAAAGTCGCCGAAATTGCCCAAGGACGGATTTGGTCTGGTGTAGCAGCTAAACAAATTGGTTTAGTAGACGAAATCGGTGGACTCAACGCGGCTGTACAATATGCTGCCAAGAAAGCAAATTTAGGTAACAATTGGCAATTAAAAGAATATCCCAAAGAAAACAGCTTAAACGAAATTTTCTTTGGCAAAGCCGTTGAAGAGGCTAGTGCAAAGTTAAAAATTCAGGGACAAAAAATCAAAGCATCTGCTCCTCTGACAGCCGAATTTCAAAAACTGCAACAAGAATTAGAGACATTTCAAAGCATGAATGACCCTAATGGAATTTATGCGCGTTTGCCGTTTAATTTAAAAATTGAGTAA
- the fni gene encoding type 2 isopentenyl-diphosphate Delta-isomerase, which yields MKAPTSNFAQTQSRKADHIRICLEEDVQCREITSGLENYRFSHCCLPEIDRNDINISTNFLGKYLAAPLLISSMTGGTEEAGTINRRLAEVAQKYKLAMGVGSQRVAVEKPQVVDTFAIRKYAPDVLLFANVGAVQLNYKYGLDECLRIIDMLEADALILHINPLQECIQPRGDVNFRGLLDKISLLCSKLDVPVIAKEVGNGISGAMAEKLMAAGVRAIDVAGAGGTSWAKVEGERAENPLQRRLGATFADWGIPTAECITSVRAIAPNIPLIASGGLRHGLDVAKAIALGADIAGLAMPFLQAAVVSESAIAELVEVLIAEIVTVLFCTGNANLQQLQHSGSLHRIQ from the coding sequence GTGAAAGCCCCTACCAGCAATTTTGCACAAACTCAGTCACGTAAAGCAGATCATATCCGCATCTGTTTGGAAGAAGATGTTCAGTGCCGTGAAATAACCAGTGGATTAGAAAATTATCGTTTTAGCCATTGTTGTTTACCAGAAATAGACCGCAACGATATTAATATCAGCACAAATTTTTTAGGTAAATACCTAGCAGCACCATTATTAATTTCTTCGATGACTGGAGGAACCGAAGAAGCCGGAACTATTAATCGCCGTTTAGCGGAAGTTGCTCAAAAATATAAACTAGCGATGGGTGTCGGTTCTCAAAGGGTGGCGGTAGAAAAGCCCCAGGTAGTTGACACTTTTGCTATCCGCAAGTATGCACCGGATGTATTATTGTTTGCCAATGTGGGTGCTGTGCAACTGAACTATAAATATGGTCTAGATGAATGTCTGCGGATCATCGATATGCTAGAAGCTGATGCGTTGATTCTGCACATCAACCCTCTGCAAGAGTGTATTCAACCTAGAGGTGATGTGAATTTTCGTGGGCTGCTTGACAAAATATCGTTATTATGCAGCAAATTAGATGTACCGGTGATTGCGAAGGAAGTAGGTAATGGGATTTCTGGTGCAATGGCTGAAAAACTGATGGCGGCTGGAGTGAGAGCAATTGATGTTGCAGGTGCGGGGGGAACTTCTTGGGCGAAAGTAGAAGGTGAACGGGCAGAAAATCCTTTGCAACGCAGGTTAGGTGCAACATTTGCAGATTGGGGTATTCCAACGGCAGAGTGTATTACAAGTGTACGAGCGATCGCACCGAATATTCCTTTAATCGCCTCTGGTGGCTTGCGTCACGGCTTAGATGTAGCCAAAGCGATCGCTTTAGGTGCAGATATCGCCGGGTTAGCCATGCCTTTTTTGCAAGCAGCCGTAGTCTCAGAATCAGCCATTGCGGAGTTAGTTGAAGTTTTAATTGCAGAAATAGTCACGGTGTTATTTTGCACTGGTAACGCTAACTTACAGCAGTTACAACATTCTGGAAGTTTACACCGCATACAATAA
- a CDS encoding HEAT repeat domain-containing protein, with amino-acid sequence MAKHIYFSFWARVPHWLLAHRMAVTVLTFVSPLVVSSTSYKTLAQTPNGQRVDQLIQSFSNEDLLEQLNTATTLGNLNDREFSSEALDKLQQALVNPDWRVRSGAALVLSQKGGVIVKNALPALVKNLQDENWFVRSSAARAIGNIIAEDTGDASSANTVIEAAKFSSYLVNALQDSDFSVRFSAATALVKLNTKSSFIVSRLISNLSNTDDPQTRLANAENLTTISNEATPILPNIGKALQHTEPSVRGLALETIGSIGTDTSATMPYLIQGLQDPDWTVRSKAARAIVRIVTNLQEKARANFVTESDINAIDELQTIQRIFQNPQNHFYNNEKGSVSLAIDALQAARRNK; translated from the coding sequence ATGGCAAAACACATTTACTTCAGCTTCTGGGCTAGAGTTCCTCATTGGTTGTTAGCACATCGTATGGCAGTAACTGTGTTGACTTTTGTATCACCTTTGGTTGTCAGCAGTACCAGTTATAAAACTTTGGCACAAACTCCCAACGGACAGAGAGTTGATCAGTTAATCCAAAGTTTCAGCAACGAAGATTTATTAGAACAACTGAATACGGCGACAACTTTAGGCAACCTCAATGATAGAGAGTTTAGTAGCGAAGCACTAGATAAACTCCAACAAGCATTAGTTAACCCAGATTGGCGTGTGCGTAGTGGTGCAGCCTTAGTTTTGTCGCAAAAAGGTGGTGTAATAGTTAAAAATGCTTTACCTGCATTAGTTAAAAATCTTCAAGACGAGAATTGGTTTGTTCGCAGTAGTGCAGCTAGAGCCATTGGCAATATTATTGCTGAAGATACTGGTGATGCTAGTAGCGCAAATACTGTGATTGAAGCTGCTAAGTTTTCCAGTTACTTGGTTAATGCGCTGCAAGATTCTGACTTTTCGGTACGTTTTAGTGCGGCTACAGCTTTAGTCAAGTTAAATACTAAATCGTCATTTATTGTATCTCGCCTAATTTCCAATCTTAGTAATACTGACGATCCACAAACTCGACTGGCTAATGCTGAAAACCTGACGACAATTAGTAATGAAGCTACTCCGATTTTGCCAAATATTGGTAAAGCTCTGCAACACACCGAACCATCAGTGCGAGGACTAGCTTTAGAGACTATTGGTAGCATTGGCACCGATACTAGTGCAACTATGCCTTATTTAATCCAAGGTTTGCAAGACCCAGATTGGACGGTGCGTAGCAAAGCAGCTAGAGCGATTGTGAGAATAGTTACTAATCTGCAAGAAAAAGCTAGGGCAAATTTTGTCACTGAATCTGATATTAATGCCATAGATGAATTACAAACGATTCAAAGAATTTTCCAAAACCCACAAAACCATTTTTATAACAATGAAAAAGGAAGTGTCAGTTTAGCTATTGATGCTCTGCAAGCGGCACGTAGGAATAAATAA
- a CDS encoding HMA2 domain-containing protein — translation MFTNNHGNVTMMPKVLGAAALNTPSQPISTKIISDTPGRLRLRIAPSHRQTGEIRRIVKILDSQPNISQVNTNIQNGSIVIHHDRNDESWQNVLATLKDIGIIFADVTNESHSDAAATIANAVYDLNDRVEKATNNVVDIRFIFPLALGCLSVRQLLVKGLQLEIIPWYVLAWYTFDSFIKLHGTSKPQPIK, via the coding sequence GTGTTTACAAATAATCATGGTAATGTCACTATGATGCCTAAAGTTTTGGGGGCAGCAGCCTTGAACACGCCATCCCAACCTATTTCTACAAAAATTATTAGCGATACCCCAGGCAGATTACGCTTAAGAATAGCGCCATCTCATCGTCAAACAGGGGAAATACGACGCATTGTAAAAATTTTGGACTCTCAACCCAACATCAGTCAGGTAAATACTAATATCCAAAATGGCAGTATTGTCATTCACCACGATCGCAATGATGAAAGCTGGCAAAATGTACTAGCTACACTCAAAGATATCGGCATAATTTTCGCCGACGTTACTAACGAAAGCCACTCCGATGCAGCAGCCACTATCGCTAATGCTGTTTATGACTTAAACGACAGAGTAGAAAAAGCAACAAATAATGTAGTTGATATCCGCTTTATATTTCCTTTGGCGCTAGGATGTTTGTCTGTACGACAGTTGCTAGTAAAAGGTTTGCAACTAGAAATCATCCCTTGGTATGTTTTGGCATGGTATACCTTTGATAGTTTCATCAAACTGCATGGAACCAGCAAACCGCAGCCTATTAAGTAG
- a CDS encoding DUF5132 domain-containing protein: MPKITDFVEDAGAPGIIAGIGAVLLAPVLIPVVAGIGKPIAKSIIKGGILAYEKSKGAFAELGETWEDIVAEAKAELAEDRETPLFEAAGTPVDNTSDNGA, translated from the coding sequence ATGCCGAAAATTACTGATTTTGTTGAAGATGCTGGCGCTCCTGGAATCATAGCTGGTATCGGTGCAGTCCTCCTCGCACCCGTCCTGATTCCTGTTGTGGCGGGAATTGGTAAACCCATTGCTAAGTCCATCATCAAAGGCGGAATTTTGGCTTACGAAAAAAGCAAAGGAGCCTTTGCAGAACTAGGCGAAACCTGGGAAGATATCGTAGCTGAAGCCAAAGCCGAACTCGCAGAAGATAGAGAAACCCCATTATTTGAAGCTGCTGGTACTCCAGTTGACAACACATCTGATAATGGTGCGTAA